From a single Campylobacter concisus genomic region:
- the tyrS gene encoding tyrosine--tRNA ligase codes for MQDIAEILQEIKRGVAEIIDFERVENLIKNYYEKGENFYVKAGFDPTAPDLHLGHTVVLNKMALLQKHGAIVQFLIGDFTAQIGDPTGKSVTRKKLDQEIVLKNAKTYEEQVFKILDPKKTVIMFNSKWSNELGAAGMIELTSTFSVARMLERDDFEKRIKSGSPISICEFMYPLLQGYDSVAMKCDIEMGGTDQKFNLLMGRTLQRTYNVGKEQAVIMMPLLEGLDGVNKMSKSLGNYIGVTENANDMFAKTLSISDELMWRWYELLSTKSLGEIENLMNDVKNGKYHPKKAKEDLAYEITARYHGEEAAKAAMAEFNSVHSQNQLPTDIKEFSLKAPVWIVEALSQCELSESNSQARRDIKANAVSINQEKISDEQLKLEAGEYILQVGKRKFAKVKVE; via the coding sequence ATGCAAGATATAGCTGAAATTTTACAAGAGATAAAACGCGGTGTCGCCGAGATTATTGACTTTGAAAGAGTTGAGAATTTAATAAAAAACTATTATGAAAAAGGTGAAAATTTCTATGTAAAGGCTGGCTTTGATCCAACTGCTCCAGACCTTCACTTAGGACACACAGTCGTTTTAAACAAGATGGCACTTCTTCAAAAACATGGTGCAATCGTGCAGTTTTTAATAGGCGACTTCACTGCTCAAATAGGCGATCCAACCGGTAAATCAGTAACTAGAAAAAAGCTAGATCAAGAGATAGTTTTAAAAAATGCCAAAACTTATGAAGAGCAAGTTTTTAAAATTTTAGATCCAAAAAAAACCGTGATAATGTTTAACTCAAAATGGTCAAATGAGCTTGGAGCTGCTGGAATGATAGAGCTAACTAGCACATTTTCAGTCGCTAGAATGCTAGAGCGCGATGATTTTGAAAAAAGGATAAAATCTGGCAGTCCAATTTCAATTTGTGAATTTATGTATCCGCTTCTTCAAGGTTATGATAGTGTTGCGATGAAGTGCGATATTGAGATGGGCGGTACGGATCAGAAATTTAACCTTTTAATGGGTAGAACCTTACAGCGAACATATAATGTTGGCAAAGAGCAAGCTGTCATCATGATGCCACTTCTTGAGGGGCTTGATGGTGTAAATAAGATGAGCAAAAGCCTTGGAAACTACATCGGCGTAACCGAAAATGCAAATGATATGTTTGCAAAAACGCTTAGTATAAGCGATGAGCTAATGTGGCGTTGGTACGAACTTTTAAGCACAAAAAGCCTTGGCGAGATAGAAAATTTAATGAACGACGTAAAAAACGGCAAGTATCATCCAAAAAAGGCAAAAGAGGACCTTGCTTACGAGATAACAGCAAGGTATCACGGCGAGGAGGCTGCAAAGGCTGCGATGGCTGAGTTTAATAGCGTGCACTCTCAAAATCAGCTTCCAACTGATATAAAAGAATTTAGCTTAAAAGCACCAGTTTGGATTGTAGAAGCTCTATCACAGTGTGAGCTAAGTGAGTCAAATTCTCAAGCAAGACGCGACATAAAGGCAAATGCAGTTAGCATTAATCAAGAAAAGATTAGTGATGAGCAGTTAAAATTAGAGGCAGGTGAATATATCTTGCAAGTCGGAAAGCGTAAATTTGCAAAAGTAAAGGTTGAATAG
- a CDS encoding RelA/SpoT family protein, with the protein MKENSLFLEQLIEQILPCKNVSEAITLLFSLCERSEKLDKAIDSCVTSHAGQYRKSGEPYAIHPILVASIVANMGGDESMVIAALLHDVVEDTEVTLSEVQAEFGDEVAKLVEGLTKIVAIRENKLASSSSNEKLASSALTFRKMLLISIEDVRVLVVKLCDRLHNMLTLDALKVEKQKRIAEETLMVYAPIAHRLGISSIKNILEDLSFKYAMPEEYAKIDSFLNKNKQQLSLKLNAFYEKVNQILLENGFIEGTFEIQKRIKHYYSIYLKMQRKGISIEEVLDLLAIRILVQKPLDCYLALGNLHINFNPLISRFKDYIALPKQNGYQTIHTTIFDNKSIFEAQVRTYDMHKTAEYGVAAHWKYKNGEGSLLNPKLDWLNDIGMQNNEAESNVEELYEYAKDSLYIEDIAVYSPKGEVFTLPRGATALDYAYEIHTEIGLYAKEAYINRVRMPLLTELKNGDIVRIVTGEEAKFRCSWINSVRTGKARATIRTYCKQKIKDINYKIAVDILKSVFGVSKDRILDWIEHENLGKKVFRAATESDFLQEVVNMLKKYIKKERPFMISLGDKYQVKKQKFENIVIYSNHKISNVEFDYCCNPKRGDSIVGFKNGHNVTVHHKLCERAGKLMDKGNEIIFVKWTRNAPHRYKILLNLENRKGALAEFLTYLARLDVNLATISLNEANDLSGDTFEISVEIAENIDANELREKIKDRYKIIDFVSQSDPYHN; encoded by the coding sequence TTGAAGGAAAATAGTCTTTTTTTAGAGCAGCTAATAGAACAAATTTTACCTTGTAAAAATGTTTCAGAAGCTATAACACTGCTCTTTTCTCTTTGCGAACGAAGCGAGAAATTAGACAAAGCTATAGATAGCTGTGTCACATCTCATGCTGGTCAATATCGCAAAAGTGGCGAGCCATACGCAATCCATCCTATCTTGGTAGCATCAATAGTAGCAAATATGGGTGGAGATGAGAGTATGGTTATAGCTGCACTACTTCACGATGTAGTTGAAGATACTGAAGTTACGCTTAGTGAAGTCCAGGCTGAATTTGGCGATGAAGTGGCAAAGCTGGTTGAAGGGCTTACGAAGATAGTTGCTATAAGAGAAAACAAACTTGCAAGCTCAAGTAGTAATGAAAAACTAGCAAGCTCGGCACTAACCTTTAGAAAAATGCTTTTAATCTCCATTGAGGATGTTAGAGTTCTTGTGGTTAAGCTTTGTGACAGACTTCATAATATGCTAACCCTTGATGCGTTAAAGGTAGAAAAACAAAAACGAATTGCTGAAGAGACGCTTATGGTCTATGCTCCGATTGCTCATAGACTTGGAATTTCATCGATTAAAAATATACTTGAAGATCTAAGTTTTAAATATGCGATGCCAGAAGAATACGCCAAGATCGATAGCTTTTTAAATAAAAATAAGCAGCAGCTTAGCCTTAAACTAAATGCTTTTTACGAGAAAGTAAATCAAATTTTGCTTGAAAATGGCTTTATTGAGGGCACTTTTGAGATACAAAAACGCATAAAGCATTACTATTCGATTTATTTAAAAATGCAAAGAAAAGGCATTTCGATTGAAGAGGTGCTTGATTTGCTAGCTATTAGAATTCTTGTGCAAAAGCCACTTGATTGCTATCTTGCGCTTGGAAATTTGCATATAAATTTTAATCCTCTTATTTCGAGATTTAAGGATTATATTGCGCTTCCAAAGCAAAATGGTTATCAAACGATACATACAACTATTTTTGATAATAAGAGTATTTTTGAGGCACAAGTTCGTACTTACGATATGCACAAAACCGCTGAATACGGTGTTGCAGCTCACTGGAAATACAAAAATGGTGAGGGCAGTTTACTAAATCCAAAACTTGACTGGCTAAACGACATTGGTATGCAAAACAATGAAGCTGAAAGTAACGTCGAAGAGCTTTATGAATATGCAAAAGATAGTCTTTATATAGAAGATATTGCGGTCTATTCGCCAAAAGGCGAGGTTTTTACGCTTCCACGCGGGGCTACTGCACTTGATTATGCTTATGAGATTCACACAGAGATCGGACTTTACGCAAAAGAAGCTTATATAAATCGCGTCAGAATGCCACTTTTAACAGAGCTAAAAAACGGCGATATTGTAAGGATCGTAACTGGTGAGGAAGCAAAATTTCGCTGTTCGTGGATAAATAGCGTTCGAACTGGTAAAGCAAGGGCTACGATAAGAACATATTGCAAACAAAAGATAAAAGATATAAATTATAAAATCGCAGTTGATATTTTAAAGTCGGTTTTTGGCGTTTCAAAAGATAGAATTTTAGACTGGATAGAGCATGAAAATTTAGGCAAAAAAGTTTTTCGTGCTGCAACTGAAAGCGATTTTTTGCAAGAGGTCGTAAATATGCTTAAAAAGTATATAAAAAAAGAGCGTCCTTTTATGATCTCTTTGGGAGACAAATATCAGGTTAAAAAGCAAAAATTTGAAAATATCGTAATCTATTCAAATCACAAAATTTCAAATGTCGAGTTTGACTATTGTTGTAACCCAAAAAGAGGCGATAGTATAGTTGGCTTTAAAAATGGGCACAATGTGACAGTGCACCACAAACTTTGTGAGCGTGCTGGAAAGCTTATGGATAAGGGCAATGAAATCATCTTTGTCAAATGGACTAGAAATGCCCCACATAGATATAAAATTTTATTAAATCTTGAGAACCGAAAAGGTGCGTTGGCTGAATTTTTAACATATCTTGCTAGACTAGATGTAAATTTGGCTACAATCTCGCTAAACGAAGCAAATGACCTTAGCGGCGATACATTTGAGATAAGTGTTGAGATAGCTGAAAACATCGATGCAAACGAGCTAAGAGAGAAGATCAAAGATAGATATAAGATTATAGATTTCGTTTCGCAAAGCGATCCATACCATAACTAG
- a CDS encoding DNA-directed RNA polymerase subunit omega, translated as MRTEQITARALKQVGDDRYKLSLIVAKRAEALANGAVVLVEADTSKMKFADIALLEVAEGKIGLEAIVEGK; from the coding sequence ATGAGAACAGAACAAATAACAGCAAGAGCATTAAAGCAAGTTGGTGATGATAGATATAAACTTTCACTTATCGTAGCAAAGCGTGCAGAAGCACTAGCAAATGGAGCAGTGGTGCTCGTAGAAGCCGATACTTCAAAGATGAAATTTGCCGACATTGCGCTACTTGAAGTAGCTGAGGGCAAAATAGGCTTAGAGGCAATAGTTGAAGGAAAATAG
- the pyrH gene encoding UMP kinase, with translation MSKRKRVLVKFSGEALAGENGFGIDTAVLKFIANEIKELVENGIEVGIVIGGGNIIRGVSAAKDGIIKRTSGDHMGMLATVINSIAMREALERSGLEVRVQSAIKMEAICETFIVGRAQRHLEKGRVVIFAAGTGNPFFTTDTAATLRAIEIGSDMIIKATKVDGVYDKDPKKFKDAKLLKSLNYEKAMSDDIKVMDDTAIALAKDNSLPILVCNMFKAGNLLKIINEEEAALYSVVK, from the coding sequence ATGAGTAAAAGAAAACGCGTATTAGTTAAATTTTCAGGCGAAGCTTTAGCGGGAGAAAATGGTTTTGGCATAGATACGGCGGTGCTTAAATTTATAGCAAATGAGATAAAAGAGCTTGTCGAAAATGGTATCGAAGTTGGCATCGTGATAGGTGGTGGCAATATTATACGTGGTGTGAGCGCTGCAAAAGATGGCATCATCAAACGAACGAGCGGCGATCACATGGGCATGCTAGCAACTGTTATAAATTCGATCGCAATGCGTGAAGCTTTAGAACGAAGTGGGCTAGAGGTAAGAGTGCAAAGTGCAATCAAAATGGAAGCGATCTGTGAGACTTTCATCGTTGGACGTGCGCAGCGCCATTTGGAAAAAGGCAGAGTTGTTATATTTGCTGCAGGTACTGGCAATCCTTTCTTTACAACTGATACAGCAGCAACTTTAAGAGCTATTGAAATCGGCTCAGATATGATCATAAAAGCTACAAAGGTTGATGGCGTTTATGATAAAGACCCGAAAAAATTCAAAGATGCAAAACTTTTAAAATCACTAAACTATGAAAAGGCAATGAGCGATGATATAAAGGTTATGGACGATACTGCTATAGCTTTAGCAAAAGATAACTCACTGCCGATTTTGGTTTGTAATATGTTTAAGGCTGGAAATTTATTAAAAATAATAAATGAAGAAGAAGCGGCCCTATACTCAGTAGTAAAATAA
- a CDS encoding murein hydrolase activator EnvC family protein translates to MRKGIFIFLLAFSLAFASNTKEKIKDSKNSLRSSQAMSEQLSKKLDDLAGDIVNGEKKLRGISGDITNLKGQISVLETNASKALIELDDLTKQNKELERTQKELEQNMIRIIAEDLSFDLLMSATEGKQSEESIISSQILTKLNAITKEDFKRLSQNYEDTIEKIKNKSNKINEINSSIKNYRRKQSDLQNLESTQKNTINGLKRDKEIYSKKLAKLQAQQDELRKTLEQLAIMQKQEDEAARAAREKQEKAAASKGGKKGEKSQPMGGGYQTSSVKKYSGAKTIAPLDSYTVKQKFGNYVDPIYNIKIFNESVTLRSTTPDAKVKSVLNGKVVFAKATPMLENVVIIENENGIHTIYAHLSQIAPTVKVGSVVQKGYVIGRVRNDLTFEVTQRNYHIDPLEMISK, encoded by the coding sequence ATGAGAAAAGGAATTTTTATATTTTTGCTAGCTTTTAGCTTAGCTTTTGCGTCAAATACCAAAGAGAAGATCAAAGACTCCAAAAACTCATTAAGGTCGAGTCAGGCGATGAGTGAGCAGCTTAGTAAAAAGCTAGATGATTTGGCCGGTGATATCGTAAATGGTGAAAAAAAACTTCGTGGTATAAGTGGTGATATCACAAATTTAAAGGGTCAAATTTCAGTCCTTGAAACAAATGCTTCAAAGGCACTTATTGAACTTGATGATCTAACAAAACAAAACAAAGAGCTAGAACGCACACAAAAAGAGCTTGAGCAAAATATGATAAGGATCATAGCAGAAGATCTCTCGTTTGATCTTTTGATGTCTGCAACTGAGGGCAAGCAAAGCGAGGAAAGCATCATTTCGTCTCAAATTTTAACCAAGCTAAATGCTATTACAAAAGAGGATTTTAAAAGACTTAGCCAGAATTATGAAGATACGATTGAGAAGATAAAAAATAAATCAAACAAAATAAACGAGATAAACTCGAGCATCAAAAACTATAGACGTAAGCAAAGTGACTTGCAAAATTTAGAAAGTACGCAAAAAAATACTATAAACGGACTAAAGCGTGATAAAGAAATTTATAGCAAAAAGCTAGCCAAGCTTCAAGCCCAACAAGATGAGCTAAGAAAGACGCTAGAACAGCTTGCTATCATGCAAAAACAAGAAGATGAAGCCGCACGTGCTGCTAGAGAAAAACAAGAAAAAGCAGCTGCAAGCAAAGGTGGTAAAAAAGGCGAAAAAAGCCAACCAATGGGTGGAGGCTATCAAACAAGCTCAGTCAAAAAATATTCAGGTGCAAAGACAATCGCTCCTCTTGATAGCTACACCGTAAAGCAAAAATTTGGAAATTACGTCGATCCAATATATAACATCAAAATTTTTAATGAGTCAGTCACGCTTCGCTCAACCACGCCAGATGCCAAGGTTAAAAGCGTGCTAAATGGCAAAGTAGTCTTTGCAAAAGCAACTCCGATGCTTGAAAATGTAGTCATTATCGAAAACGAAAATGGCATCCACACGATCTACGCTCACCTAAGCCAGATCGCACCGACGGTTAAGGTAGGCTCAGTTGTGCAAAAAGGCTACGTTATAGGCCGAGTTAGAAACGATCTAACCTTTGAAGTAACGCAAAGAAACTACCACATTGATCCACTTGAGATGATCTCAAAATAG
- a CDS encoding FtsX-like permease family protein, with translation MRSLKNHLGFILPLIALLFSVQFSLTADKVVRDYERLMGNDYNIVIVSSKELSDAILKPVVSTLSSLEPLSPQKIIDRLSNDISAKNLSILQNALPKFYSLKLSEFPTPQYMDGLKQKLLKFDGITKVETFSKTHDKVFKILNLAKSISYAFMAILCVVGLMLMLKQAKIWLFEHRERIEIMTLFGAPFWLKSAMLYKSAMVDSLVATVAVGAFFFFLPSIEIFRENAASIDVVLPSLDPSRDIFILFGVAMFLSIFAVSLVMSKARKSTI, from the coding sequence ATGAGATCGCTTAAGAATCATCTTGGATTTATCTTGCCACTGATCGCGCTTTTGTTTTCAGTGCAGTTTAGCCTCACTGCTGATAAGGTTGTGAGAGATTATGAAAGACTCATGGGAAATGACTACAACATCGTCATAGTTTCAAGTAAAGAGCTTAGTGATGCTATTTTAAAGCCAGTGGTTAGCACTCTATCTAGCCTCGAGCCACTAAGTCCGCAAAAGATCATCGACCGCCTTTCAAATGACATCTCTGCTAAAAATTTATCCATACTACAAAATGCGCTACCTAAATTTTACTCACTAAAACTTAGTGAATTTCCGACACCGCAGTACATGGATGGGCTAAAGCAAAAACTTTTAAAATTTGATGGCATCACAAAGGTCGAGACATTTTCAAAGACTCACGATAAGGTCTTTAAAATACTAAATTTAGCAAAAAGTATATCGTATGCTTTTATGGCGATACTTTGTGTGGTTGGACTTATGCTTATGCTAAAGCAGGCTAAAATTTGGCTGTTTGAGCATAGGGAGCGTATCGAGATCATGACGCTTTTTGGAGCACCTTTTTGGCTAAAATCAGCCATGCTTTACAAATCAGCTATGGTTGATAGTCTAGTTGCTACTGTTGCAGTTGGTGCATTTTTCTTTTTCTTGCCTAGCATTGAAATTTTTAGAGAAAATGCCGCAAGCATCGATGTAGTATTGCCTAGCCTTGATCCCTCAAGGGATATTTTTATTTTATTTGGCGTGGCTATGTTTTTAAGCATTTTTGCTGTTAGTTTGGTGATGAGCAAGGCTAGAAAAAGCACGATATGA
- a CDS encoding cell division ATP-binding protein FtsE produces the protein MQEIISARNLSLAYERDEIVINSVNLDIYANDFVFITGKSGSGKSTLLKSFYGEISPLAGELNVCMTQMDDIDDKRLCELRQRVGIIFQNYRLINEWNVERNVMLPLIIKGINQNVSKKQVAKLLKHVNMLHKADKYPRELSGGEQQRVAMARALAHNPNLLLCDEPTGNLDEYSSDVIWSLLKSAREFLGTSVVVVTHHIPSTLRIPYRHFVIENGGVHEIA, from the coding sequence ATGCAAGAGATAATTAGTGCAAGGAATTTGAGCCTAGCTTATGAACGCGATGAAATCGTAATTAATAGCGTCAATTTAGATATTTATGCAAATGATTTTGTCTTTATCACAGGTAAGAGTGGAAGTGGAAAAAGCACGCTTTTAAAATCATTTTACGGAGAAATTTCACCACTTGCTGGAGAGCTAAATGTCTGCATGACACAAATGGACGACATTGATGATAAAAGACTTTGTGAGCTTAGGCAGCGAGTTGGCATTATATTTCAAAATTATCGCTTGATAAATGAATGGAATGTGGAAAGAAATGTCATGCTGCCCCTCATCATCAAAGGCATCAATCAAAATGTGAGCAAAAAGCAAGTGGCTAAACTTTTAAAACATGTAAATATGCTTCACAAGGCAGATAAATATCCTCGTGAGCTAAGCGGCGGCGAGCAGCAAAGAGTAGCGATGGCAAGAGCTCTAGCGCACAATCCAAATTTGCTCTTATGCGACGAGCCAACTGGAAATTTAGACGAATACTCAAGCGATGTCATCTGGTCGCTTTTAAAATCAGCTAGGGAATTTCTAGGCACAAGCGTCGTCGTGGTGACTCATCACATTCCCTCAACGCTTCGTATCCCATACCGCCACTTCGTCATAGAAAATGGAGGCGTGCATGAGATCGCTTAA
- the trmB gene encoding tRNA (guanosine(46)-N7)-methyltransferase TrmB — protein sequence MPNFIASSLKELSFPFGNDKVKFLWQANGRNERLIYTKNEEESFFLVVKPGKNGVVVKGEKLTKPAKVGLLQEALELFKEQNCNDVISQAFAVKKTNLTKKVSEILSLEEFVPAFCELKDKFKEIFIEIGFGSGRHLLYQAKNNPNALVIGIEVYKPSIEQVAKLARANALENVRLINTDARLLLSLVGSNLVDRVFLHFPVPWDKAEHRRVVSSAFALECERILKVGGKFELRTDSKEYCDFSLSKFLEPTNSKIEAFKNRNLEVTSKYEDRWRRQDKDIYDVIYTCEVKSGESILVGDFSFKEKTSVKNIIKNFKNFIIKKEDYFLHFEEIYTINEGEILLKVAFGAFNKPEQCFIKISDEKSEYFIKKPILIRENLAAHELLKEYLADARDN from the coding sequence ATGCCAAATTTCATCGCTTCGTCTTTAAAAGAGCTCTCATTTCCATTTGGTAATGACAAAGTCAAATTTCTTTGGCAGGCAAATGGGCGAAACGAGAGGCTCATCTACACAAAAAATGAAGAAGAGAGCTTTTTTCTAGTTGTAAAGCCCGGTAAAAATGGCGTTGTTGTAAAGGGAGAGAAGCTTACAAAGCCAGCTAAAGTTGGTCTTTTGCAAGAGGCACTGGAGCTTTTTAAAGAGCAAAATTGCAATGACGTAATCAGTCAAGCATTTGCTGTAAAAAAGACAAATTTGACTAAAAAAGTGAGTGAAATTTTAAGCCTTGAAGAATTTGTGCCAGCATTTTGCGAGCTAAAAGATAAATTTAAAGAGATTTTTATCGAGATCGGCTTTGGTTCTGGCAGGCACTTGCTTTATCAAGCTAAAAACAATCCAAATGCCCTAGTTATCGGAATAGAAGTCTATAAGCCAAGCATCGAGCAAGTAGCAAAGCTAGCTAGGGCAAATGCCCTAGAAAACGTGCGTCTAATCAATACTGACGCCAGACTTTTACTCTCTCTCGTTGGCTCAAATTTAGTTGATAGGGTATTTTTGCATTTTCCAGTGCCATGGGATAAAGCAGAGCATAGACGTGTGGTCTCATCGGCGTTTGCACTTGAATGCGAGAGGATATTAAAAGTAGGCGGTAAATTTGAGCTACGGACTGATAGCAAGGAGTATTGTGACTTTAGCTTGAGTAAATTTTTAGAGCCTACAAACTCAAAAATAGAAGCTTTCAAAAATAGAAATTTAGAGGTAACTAGCAAGTACGAAGACCGCTGGAGACGCCAAGATAAGGATATTTATGATGTCATTTATACTTGTGAGGTCAAAAGTGGTGAGAGTATTTTAGTTGGGGATTTTAGCTTCAAAGAAAAGACAAGCGTAAAAAATATCATTAAAAATTTCAAAAATTTCATCATCAAAAAAGAGGATTATTTTTTACATTTTGAAGAAATTTACACCATAAATGAGGGTGAAATTTTGCTAAAAGTTGCTTTTGGAGCATTTAATAAACCCGAGCAATGTTTTATCAAAATAAGTGATGAAAAAAGCGAATATTTTATAAAAAAACCGATCTTAATTCGTGAGAATTTAGCTGCACACGAGCTTTTGAAGGAGTATTTGGCTGATGCAAGAGATAATTAG
- a CDS encoding fibronectin type III domain-containing protein, which translates to MKKFALRILTPFLAAFLAGCGSSVPTQQSMSLPTITSLKTISDMTEVGFEWNPVTDESVVGYYLYRSNPNDANSKMQLVANIKDRFATHYVDRNLAPETTYSYQMRTYSSNAISQPGTIATATTKPLLDSVPFSQAITGLPGRVKVIWRPHPDSTVASYIIQRSDAGANKFSQIAEVNGRLNAEYIDTEVKPGKSYEYRILVKTSSGVVSKPSQNISATTKELP; encoded by the coding sequence ATGAAAAAATTTGCCCTACGCATATTGACACCATTTTTAGCAGCTTTCTTAGCGGGATGCGGCTCTAGCGTACCGACACAGCAAAGTATGTCACTGCCTACGATTACAAGTTTAAAAACTATTTCAGATATGACAGAAGTTGGCTTCGAGTGGAATCCAGTAACCGATGAGAGCGTCGTTGGCTACTATCTTTACCGCTCAAATCCAAATGATGCGAACTCAAAAATGCAACTAGTTGCAAACATAAAAGACCGCTTTGCAACGCACTATGTGGACCGCAATCTAGCTCCAGAGACAACTTACTCGTACCAAATGAGAACCTACTCAAGTAACGCCATCTCTCAACCGGGCACAATCGCAACAGCAACTACAAAGCCACTGCTTGACTCAGTACCGTTTTCGCAAGCTATTACAGGGCTTCCAGGACGTGTAAAAGTGATCTGGAGACCACATCCTGATAGCACCGTGGCAAGCTATATCATTCAAAGAAGTGATGCAGGAGCTAATAAATTTAGCCAAATCGCAGAGGTAAATGGCAGACTAAATGCCGAATATATCGACACTGAGGTAAAACCTGGCAAGTCTTATGAATATAGAATTTTAGTTAAAACTTCTTCAGGTGTTGTCTCAAAACCAAGCCAAAATATCAGTGCAACGACAAAGGAGTTACCCTAA
- a CDS encoding RluA family pseudouridine synthase, which produces MVKFNVLNGSRLDVAVAKELQISRNQALNLIKDSLVSVNLKPVSKPSFLLSENDEICVNFAPRKEVQNEYEVNFDIPIIYEDDDLIVLNKPPQIVVHQAPSVKEATLVEWLNKKGFMLSNLNGDVRAGIVHRLDKGTSGAIVVAKNNFAHAKISEQLSDKSMGRIYLALTDLPLKEDVIIDKPIGRNPNNRLKKAIIADAKFAKSAFVNLLSENGINLIAAKLFTGRTHQIRVHLSSINRHILGDDLYGFKSQGDKISRVMLHAYMLYFIHPRTGKRVEFTAKTYDDFNQIIYKKIPKEIFDEKICPTHIDTIFSSFLSGMRL; this is translated from the coding sequence TTGGTTAAATTTAATGTTTTAAACGGCTCAAGACTCGACGTAGCAGTAGCCAAAGAGCTTCAAATTTCACGCAATCAAGCTTTAAATTTGATAAAAGATTCCCTTGTAAGCGTAAATTTAAAACCAGTCTCAAAACCAAGCTTTTTACTGAGCGAAAACGATGAAATTTGCGTAAATTTTGCCCCAAGAAAAGAGGTGCAAAACGAATACGAAGTAAATTTTGACATCCCGATCATCTATGAAGACGACGATCTCATAGTGCTAAACAAGCCCCCGCAAATCGTTGTTCATCAAGCTCCAAGTGTAAAAGAGGCGACACTTGTTGAATGGCTAAATAAAAAGGGCTTTATGCTCTCAAATTTAAATGGCGATGTAAGAGCTGGCATCGTCCACCGCCTAGATAAGGGTACAAGTGGCGCTATCGTAGTTGCTAAAAATAACTTCGCTCACGCAAAAATAAGCGAGCAGCTAAGCGATAAAAGCATGGGGAGAATTTATCTAGCGCTCACCGACTTACCGCTAAAAGAGGATGTCATCATCGATAAGCCAATCGGCAGAAATCCAAATAACCGCCTAAAAAAGGCGATCATCGCGGACGCTAAATTTGCAAAAAGTGCCTTTGTAAATTTGTTAAGTGAAAATGGCATAAATTTAATAGCAGCAAAACTTTTTACAGGCAGGACTCATCAGATAAGAGTGCACCTATCTAGCATAAACCGCCATATTTTAGGCGATGATTTATACGGATTTAAGAGCCAAGGCGATAAAATAAGCAGGGTTATGCTTCACGCTTATATGCTTTATTTTATCCATCCAAGAACTGGCAAAAGGGTAGAATTTACCGCAAAAACGTATGATGACTTTAACCAGATAATTTACAAAAAAATTCCCAAGGAGATCTTTGATGAAAAAATTTGCCCTACGCATATTGACACCATTTTTAGCAGCTTTCTTAGCGGGATGCGGCTCTAG